CGAAGGCTCATCAACCGTGGCCTTAGCTGCTGCAGCTCGGCAAACAGGAGGCAAATTAGTGTGCATTATTCCCGAGCTAAAACTCGATAAAACGCAAAAAGTAATTCAAGAAACGGGGTTAAACGACATGGTGGAGTTCAAAACAGGTGACCCTGTTGAGGTCTTGCACAATTACGAGAACATTGATTTCTCGTTAGTTGATTGCAAGACGAATGATTATGACATGTTGATGGAGAAGCTCGACGTTAATCCCAAAAGATCGGTGGTTGTTACAAATAATGTAGAAGGGAGAAAAGGGGTAGGAGGACAGTTGAAGAAAGTGGAGAATAAAGTAAAGGTAAGGTCACTACAGCATCCGATTGGTAAAGGCTTAGAGGTAACTATGATTGGGAAAAGCACTGAGTTTGGGAAGAAAGAAATGAGAAGCAAATCAGGATGTTATGCTCATTTAAAGAGAGGAGGACAGAAACAGAATGGACATGTTGTGAAGAAGGGTGATAAGAGCAAATGGGTTTTTGCTGTTGATGAAAAAAGTGGTGAAGAACATATTTATAGGATGCCAAAATCATCTGGACCTTGATTCATTGGTAATTCTAATTAACATGGTTCTATGAAACTCTGATTGAGTTCTCAGAGAAATGAGAATATTGGTGGCTTTATGGATTTCAAAACTAATTTTACAAATTAAAGTGCAGCATTTGATCCTTGAAATTATATGGTATGCTATCTatactatgtcacgacccaaccccgtaggccgtgactagtgcccgatctgggcacccgaacccatctatcaaatattatctcaaattctatcaactcattctagtatatggcggaagccgacaaggctttatttcaaatttagataatttccagaaaaatttcggcagagtttcctttgttttacggactatccaatataccctgcacgcagaaaataccaacaaaagccacacaggtcTAACCAAgtaatatataaacatatgcggaccggccgcctcggcgtataggatcgcccaaacaacatatgcggaccggccgcctcggcgtatgggatcgcccaaacgacatgtacatacatccatacagaaagaccctaacccacaaacatgtccacagacctctaaacagaccgacaaaatcatatgacgggacagggccccgccgtacccatgaacgaatatatacaaatgcactaataaatatatataccaaaagtataagctccggaaagagaggagcactccgaatagcagaaagggtgtcctaaacaggtggatcaccaggctgtgcgtctgtacctgcgggcatgaaacgcagcccccggagaagggggtcagtacgaaatatgtactgagtatgcaaaacagaaggtacagaaataaatctgaataataatcgaatcagatatatagaaaataatacatatcaaaatgtttatttccaaagtataaattatgcatagggcactggaaaatgtggtcgcccgcctgtcgatggcgccacaacacagcataacaccagaaagtttcaaatctccgaatccccgtcacacatcacaacacagcataacgccaaacacagcataacgccaaacataagtggaacccggccctcgagcgaggagcacggtgaaccataaacacagcataacaccggaatgtatcaaaaagcgcacgacaacagaaccggcccgggaaccggcgaacgatatcatagtaggcacgagcggagtagtgaggaatcatatgcataaaatcattattataaatccgaaggataagtaaaatagtcatattcgaaatcggaataataattatcactttttgattcaaagttgtcgaatttacataaagggcgtcgcgggacccacggacgagtatagacccgaactgagcccgcctatgaaaaacatacccattatacatcaagcaaactcctataaaaaattttggagcgatccgagcctctatgcgaaaaatatggcattcagagattacaaaattccttaaagtgaac
The sequence above is a segment of the Lycium barbarum isolate Lr01 chromosome 6, ASM1917538v2, whole genome shotgun sequence genome. Coding sequences within it:
- the LOC132599971 gene encoding uncharacterized protein LOC132599971 gives rise to the protein MEWSPKYAANAYLDTLKLCGKHKHMCNSCSGTQEPECNEFLSALAAGMSAKLIVEVTTEGSSTVALAAAARQTGGKLVCIIPELKLDKTQKVIQETGLNDMVEFKTGDPVEVLHNYENIDFSLVDCKTNDYDMLMEKLDVNPKRSVVVTNNVEGRKGVGGQLKKVENKVKVRSLQHPIGKGLEVTMIGKSTEFGKKEMRSKSGCYAHLKRGGQKQNGHVVKKGDKSKWVFAVDEKSGEEHIYRMPKSSGP